In Flavobacterium gelatinilyticum, a genomic segment contains:
- a CDS encoding PhzF family phenazine biosynthesis protein, whose translation MKERKALEYYVLDVFSNESYKGNPLSVVFTDGNLDLEIYQDISKEFGYSETSFIYYSKEQKALKVRSFTPTGIEIDGAGHNLLGAVCGALLKKMPIFDEQSKDSTFVIMNHSPIPVTVSFDPVTQYPVVQMHQKTAVIKQEIPTYKLAVALGLKIEDLDSSDFVPTIVKTEAAHMMVPIKNSSILNDFVPDNKLLIEISKEYQSEGFYCFTISDQNQGNIAEARFFNPIIGINEDPATGTAAGPLIGFLTQKKYTKLNQEYKILQGVKLNQPSIIEVMNRENDILVGGSSIITMKGELYL comes from the coding sequence ATGAAGGAAAGAAAAGCATTAGAATATTACGTTTTAGACGTCTTCTCAAACGAAAGTTACAAAGGCAACCCTTTGTCTGTAGTTTTTACAGATGGTAACCTGGATTTAGAAATCTATCAGGACATCTCAAAAGAATTTGGCTATTCCGAAACTTCTTTCATTTACTACTCAAAAGAACAAAAAGCTTTAAAAGTACGTTCGTTTACCCCAACCGGAATCGAAATCGACGGCGCAGGACACAATTTACTGGGGGCTGTTTGCGGCGCACTGCTAAAAAAAATGCCCATTTTTGACGAACAATCCAAGGACAGCACTTTTGTAATAATGAACCATTCGCCAATTCCGGTAACGGTTAGTTTTGATCCCGTTACACAATATCCGGTTGTACAAATGCATCAAAAAACAGCTGTTATCAAACAAGAAATCCCAACTTATAAACTGGCTGTAGCACTGGGTCTTAAAATTGAAGACTTAGACAGCAGCGACTTTGTGCCCACAATTGTAAAAACCGAAGCGGCACACATGATGGTTCCTATTAAAAACAGCAGTATCCTGAACGATTTCGTTCCCGATAACAAACTGCTGATTGAAATTTCGAAAGAATACCAGTCTGAAGGTTTTTATTGTTTTACTATTTCAGACCAAAATCAGGGCAACATTGCCGAAGCCCGATTTTTCAATCCCATAATAGGAATCAATGAAGATCCCGCAACCGGAACTGCAGCAGGTCCACTGATTGGATTTCTAACCCAAAAAAAATACACAAAACTAAATCAGGAATATAAAATTCTCCAAGGCGTTAAGTTAAATCAGCCCTCAATTATCGAAGTCATGAACCGTGAAAATGATATCTTGGTTGGAGGTTCTTCGATTATAACCATGAAAGGGGAACTTTATTTATAA
- a CDS encoding YdeI/OmpD-associated family protein, producing the protein MNPTFFSNQEKFRAWLEKHHQNETELLVGFYKVKSKKPSMSWSESVDQALCFGWIDGIRRSIDEESYSIRFTPRKKTSIWSAINIKKIENLTKAGLMKPEGIKAFELRSEERSKIYSHENEAYILDPELEKQFKANKTAWEYFSNQAPSYRKVVIHIIMSAKQEKTRISRLEKVIKFSAEQKRIV; encoded by the coding sequence ATGAATCCAACTTTCTTCTCAAACCAGGAAAAGTTCAGAGCATGGTTAGAAAAGCATCACCAAAACGAAACCGAACTTTTAGTGGGGTTTTATAAAGTGAAGAGCAAAAAACCATCTATGTCGTGGTCAGAATCTGTAGATCAGGCACTTTGTTTTGGCTGGATCGATGGTATCCGAAGATCTATTGATGAAGAAAGTTATTCTATCAGGTTTACTCCCAGAAAAAAAACCAGCATCTGGAGTGCCATCAATATCAAAAAAATCGAAAATCTTACCAAAGCCGGATTAATGAAACCCGAAGGTATAAAGGCTTTCGAATTAAGATCTGAAGAAAGATCCAAAATTTATTCGCACGAAAACGAAGCTTATATTCTTGATCCGGAACTCGAAAAACAATTTAAAGCCAATAAAACAGCGTGGGAATATTTTAGTAATCAGGCACCATCCTACAGAAAAGTAGTAATTCATATTATTATGAGTGCCAAACAGGAAAAAACCAGAATTTCGAGATTAGAGAAAGTAATAAAGTTCAGCGCAGAACAAAAACGAATAGTATAA
- a CDS encoding protease complex subunit PrcB family protein, protein MKQILFIFTILFILTGCSSDESEPLNVEFSSVFYGDHFSGDYTNQKANLVVKNQKQLDILMEKYKLEPKSWENSMPLNIDFKKYQIIAVIDQVRNYSGYSIDITKITQTNNRIFVQVKQLKPGGLGTVITQPYHIVQMPKSNKKVVFE, encoded by the coding sequence ATGAAACAGATTTTATTTATTTTCACGATTTTATTTATCCTTACGGGTTGCAGCAGTGATGAATCAGAACCATTAAACGTAGAATTTTCAAGTGTTTTTTATGGGGATCATTTCAGCGGAGATTACACTAATCAAAAAGCAAATCTTGTCGTTAAAAACCAAAAACAATTGGATATTTTAATGGAAAAATACAAGCTGGAGCCTAAATCTTGGGAAAACAGTATGCCTCTAAATATTGATTTTAAAAAATATCAAATTATTGCTGTTATTGATCAGGTGAGAAACTATAGTGGTTATTCTATAGATATTACCAAAATTACTCAAACCAATAACCGCATATTTGTTCAAGTAAAACAATTAAAACCCGGAGGTTTAGGAACTGTAATTACACAGCCGTATCATATTGTTCAAATGCCCAAAAGCAATAAAAAAGTGGTTTTCGAATAG
- a CDS encoding DUF4231 domain-containing protein, with protein MKIEQLNKDILYSDIENRIDSIKAKKNINITLFRTTRVVVFIAGAVITILTGWKNDLPFDSENCILIISASISVLAAMEGLFSFKEKGKSNNLLLFELRRLRDRICFDFIKGIYEETKEAHFLKYQEILEAQKALIENSDNDGE; from the coding sequence ATGAAAATAGAACAATTAAATAAAGACATCCTATATTCTGATATTGAAAACAGAATTGACAGCATTAAAGCAAAAAAAAACATTAACATTACCCTTTTTCGAACAACAAGAGTCGTTGTTTTTATTGCTGGAGCAGTAATTACAATTCTAACTGGCTGGAAAAACGATCTTCCATTTGACAGCGAAAATTGTATTTTAATAATTAGTGCCTCAATTTCAGTCTTAGCGGCAATGGAGGGATTATTTAGTTTTAAAGAAAAGGGTAAAAGTAATAACCTGCTGCTGTTTGAATTACGAAGACTTCGAGATAGAATTTGTTTTGATTTTATAAAAGGCATCTACGAAGAAACCAAAGAAGCACATTTTTTAAAATATCAAGAAATATTAGAAGCTCAAAAAGCATTAATTGAAAATTCAGATAATGATGGAGAATAG
- a CDS encoding DMP19 family protein, translating to MEEFGRILVSETALNSENLQDVIHSNISIINLMREEGVDDELIHEDALTSYYLDYYFSQYTEGNFSQFVYNSGWNKELNELIEEGLALIGAEKHLELFQEQSKKVRIMSNIKLGKFLKGKLDGVNPVRDALNNNAFFELEENLMELNAAFLKNHPDFQALPVEEIFRTLEEFTGHEIKRG from the coding sequence ATGGAGGAATTCGGCAGAATATTAGTTTCAGAAACGGCATTGAATAGCGAAAATCTTCAAGATGTTATTCATTCCAATATTTCGATTATCAATTTAATGCGCGAAGAAGGTGTCGATGATGAATTGATTCACGAAGATGCCCTTACGAGTTATTATCTTGATTATTATTTTTCGCAGTATACCGAGGGGAATTTTTCGCAGTTTGTTTACAACTCAGGCTGGAATAAGGAATTAAACGAACTTATCGAAGAAGGCTTGGCGCTGATTGGTGCCGAAAAACATCTGGAATTGTTTCAGGAACAAAGCAAAAAAGTAAGGATAATGAGTAATATTAAACTGGGGAAATTTCTAAAAGGGAAATTAGATGGCGTAAACCCGGTTCGTGATGCATTAAACAACAATGCTTTTTTTGAATTAGAAGAAAACCTGATGGAACTTAATGCGGCTTTCTTAAAAAACCATCCCGATTTTCAGGCGCTTCCGGTAGAAGAAATCTTCAGGACATTAGAAGAATTTACCGGACATGAAATAAAAAGGGGATAG